A genomic stretch from Acidobacteriota bacterium includes:
- the lpxC gene encoding UDP-3-O-acyl-N-acetylglucosamine deacetylase has translation MSHLVLIVDDEPGIRTALSAILEDEGYDTVTTDSGSKALELYQGRRPDVVFLDIWLPDRDGLETLEALRQGDPSAAVVMMSGHGTASTAVKAIKMGAVDYLEKPLSYAQAVEAVEGALATRTVSAATGPLEQHARRVEQERSFEPAPALPALVESDRPQRTVREAKVIYGLGLHSGSRTGMAIQPLPADSGIHFVTLPSGRPIPGHVGLVADTDYATTLSRGGDSIRTVEHLLSALHAYGVTNLLIKVHGEIPVLDGSALEFCQTLEEIGVVDQPAMRQEMVIDRRYEVGGDGEKCLVIEPFDGFAVSYLLRYPPPLGEQYFEFELNDVEAYKREIAPARTFGFMRDMKMMNELGLGSGGRLDNFILVGEDEVLNTALRFPDEFVRHKILDVIGDLYLLGYPIRGKVTARLTGHRDNIALLREIQKSA, from the coding sequence ATGAGCCATCTGGTCCTGATCGTCGACGACGAGCCGGGCATTCGCACCGCCCTGTCGGCCATTCTCGAGGACGAGGGATACGACACTGTCACCACCGATAGCGGCAGCAAGGCTCTGGAGCTGTACCAGGGGCGGCGGCCGGATGTGGTGTTCCTGGACATCTGGCTACCGGACCGCGACGGCCTGGAGACCCTCGAAGCGCTGCGCCAGGGGGATCCATCGGCGGCGGTGGTGATGATGTCCGGTCACGGCACCGCCTCGACGGCGGTCAAGGCGATCAAGATGGGGGCGGTCGACTATCTCGAGAAGCCTCTGTCCTACGCCCAGGCGGTGGAGGCGGTAGAAGGAGCGCTGGCAACGCGCACCGTTTCGGCGGCGACCGGCCCCCTCGAACAGCACGCCCGCCGGGTGGAGCAGGAGCGCTCCTTCGAGCCGGCCCCGGCGCTGCCGGCGCTGGTCGAGTCGGACCGGCCGCAGCGCACGGTCCGCGAGGCGAAGGTGATCTACGGTCTCGGTCTACATTCCGGTAGCCGCACCGGCATGGCGATTCAGCCGCTGCCGGCGGACAGCGGGATTCATTTCGTGACCCTCCCCTCGGGACGGCCCATTCCCGGTCACGTCGGTTTGGTGGCCGATACGGACTACGCCACCACTCTTTCGCGCGGCGGCGACAGTATTCGTACCGTCGAGCATCTGCTGTCGGCGCTCCACGCCTACGGGGTGACGAATCTGCTGATCAAGGTGCACGGTGAAATCCCGGTGCTCGACGGCTCGGCCCTGGAATTTTGCCAAACTCTCGAAGAGATCGGGGTGGTGGATCAACCGGCGATGCGCCAGGAAATGGTGATCGATCGGCGGTACGAGGTGGGTGGTGACGGCGAGAAGTGCCTGGTGATCGAACCGTTCGACGGGTTTGCGGTGTCGTATCTGCTGCGCTATCCGCCGCCTTTGGGGGAGCAGTACTTTGAGTTCGAGTTGAATGATGTGGAAGCCTATAAGCGGGAGATCGCTCCGGCTCGGACATTCGGGTTCATGCGGGACATGAAGATGATGAATGAGCTTGGGCTAGGCTCCGGGGGGCGGTTGGACAATTTCATCCTGGTGGGGGAGGACGAGGTACTGAATACGGCTTTGCGTTTTCCGGATGAATTTGTTCGGCACAAGATTCTCGACGTCATCGGGGACCTCTACCTGCTCGGCTATCCCATCCGCGGCAAGGTCACCGCACGACTGACCGGGCATCGGGACAACATCGCTCTACTGCGCGAGATTCAGAAATCCGCCTGA
- a CDS encoding rod shape-determining protein, with protein MSQKADNVLRVGIDLGTSRSSVSASNGQRHVVESYVGWPADMVARKVLKKDVLIGRDALDNRSMLDLFRPLEEGLIREGSSRDAEAVKELLRHLVGLAKGEGSNGKAKVRAVVGVPAEALRVNKQHLRQSMGDLVDGLMIVSEPFAVAYGLEALLHSMIIDIGAGTADFCVMRGRLPTEEDQRTLTTAGDWLDEQLMTQIRERHPEATFSIHMVRGWKERHSFVGPAPEPVVVTVPVAGKPTEIDITDAMQAACEALMPPVIETMVDLLTRVEPEYQERVRRNIILAGGTSLIRGFDQRIERELAEIGGGTVKVVKDPLYIGSDGGLAIAMDAPDPDWDRLSGG; from the coding sequence TTACGTCGGTTGGCCGGCGGACATGGTGGCGCGCAAGGTGCTCAAGAAAGACGTCCTGATCGGCCGCGACGCCCTCGACAACCGCTCCATGCTGGATCTCTTCCGGCCCCTCGAAGAAGGCCTCATCCGCGAAGGCTCGAGCCGTGATGCGGAGGCCGTCAAGGAGTTGCTGCGCCATCTGGTCGGACTGGCCAAGGGGGAAGGGTCCAATGGCAAGGCAAAGGTGCGGGCGGTGGTCGGCGTGCCGGCGGAGGCCCTGCGGGTCAACAAGCAGCACCTTCGCCAGTCGATGGGCGACCTGGTGGACGGCCTGATGATCGTCTCCGAGCCCTTCGCCGTGGCCTACGGTCTGGAGGCGCTGCTGCACAGCATGATCATCGATATCGGCGCCGGGACGGCCGACTTCTGCGTGATGAGGGGCCGCTTGCCGACGGAGGAGGACCAGCGCACCTTGACCACCGCCGGCGACTGGCTCGACGAGCAGTTGATGACCCAGATCCGGGAGCGCCATCCGGAGGCGACCTTCTCGATCCACATGGTGCGCGGCTGGAAGGAGCGCCACAGCTTCGTGGGGCCGGCGCCGGAACCGGTGGTGGTGACCGTGCCGGTCGCCGGCAAGCCGACGGAGATCGACATCACCGATGCGATGCAGGCGGCCTGCGAGGCGCTGATGCCGCCGGTGATCGAGACGATGGTGGATCTGCTCACCCGGGTCGAGCCGGAGTACCAGGAGCGGGTGCGCCGCAACATCATCCTGGCCGGCGGCACCTCGCTGATCCGCGGCTTCGATCAGCGCATCGAGCGAGAGCTGGCGGAGATCGGCGGCGGCACCGTGAAGGTGGTCAAGGATCCCCTGTACATCGGTTCCGACGGTGGCCTCGCCATTGCCATGGACGCTCCCGACCCCGACTGGGATCGGTTGTCAGGAGGCTGA